The proteins below are encoded in one region of Aquisphaera giovannonii:
- a CDS encoding polyprenyl synthetase family protein has product MTSCLQSSQDVSLREYLDQAARRVDEALARFLPEGGGDDGEATPSRLAAAMRYSALAGGKRLRPVLCLMAAEACGGDPDGAMPAAAALELIHTYSLIHDDLPAMDDDDLRRGRPTCHKAFDEATAILAGDALLTLAFELVAGGIEPAGAALRCVRLLAESAGHAGMVGGQMADLQAEERALDSRDEGSLAELEAIHRRKTGALLRAPLQMGAIIAGAPEAHVEALGRYGRAVGLAFQIVDDLLDVEGDESKLGKRVGKDCGLGKWTYPRFLGVDGSRRRARQLADEAVSAIAPLGPRGHRLRELAMALLERDR; this is encoded by the coding sequence ATGACGAGTTGCCTTCAGTCATCGCAAGACGTCTCGCTCCGCGAGTACCTGGACCAGGCGGCTCGCCGGGTCGATGAGGCGCTGGCCCGGTTCCTGCCGGAAGGAGGCGGGGATGACGGGGAGGCGACGCCCTCGCGGCTGGCTGCGGCGATGCGGTACAGCGCCCTGGCCGGGGGGAAGCGGCTGCGCCCGGTCCTCTGCCTGATGGCGGCCGAGGCCTGCGGCGGGGATCCGGACGGCGCGATGCCGGCCGCCGCGGCGCTGGAGCTGATCCACACGTATTCCCTGATCCACGATGACCTGCCGGCGATGGACGACGACGACCTGAGGCGGGGCCGGCCGACCTGCCATAAGGCGTTCGACGAGGCCACGGCGATCCTGGCGGGCGACGCCCTGCTGACGCTGGCGTTCGAGCTGGTGGCGGGGGGCATCGAGCCGGCGGGCGCGGCCCTGCGATGCGTCCGCCTGCTGGCGGAGTCGGCGGGGCATGCCGGCATGGTCGGCGGCCAGATGGCCGACCTCCAGGCGGAGGAGAGGGCGCTCGACTCGCGCGACGAGGGCTCGCTGGCCGAGCTCGAGGCCATCCATCGGCGCAAGACCGGGGCGCTGCTGCGGGCCCCCTTGCAGATGGGGGCCATCATCGCCGGGGCGCCGGAGGCTCACGTGGAGGCGCTCGGGCGATACGGCCGGGCGGTGGGCCTGGCGTTCCAGATCGTGGACGACCTGCTCGACGTGGAGGGGGACGAGTCCAAGCTCGGCAAGCGCGTGGGCAAGGACTGCGGGCTCGGCAAGTGGACGTACCCGAGGTTCCTGGGCGTCGACGGCAGCCGCCGCCGCGCCCGACAGCTCGCGGACGAGGCCGTCTCGGCGATCGCCCCGCTGGGACCTCGCGGCCATCGCCTCCGCGAGCTCGCGATGGCTCTGTTGGAAAGGGACCGTTGA